The DNA region aatagatctaatctatttctatcacatatcttctatatgtgactgatccagatcgaaaactacgcaggatggctctgataccactgaagggttgcgggtaggctacgctagcacaaaataaattttccctaccgcgttcaaccaggaagccatgcgagtaggggatcatgaatcgttaccacttgacgagcagtgcagcggaagaagagttggagcagaccaatccaacgtcgtgcgcgtcaagtagtcgatcgtcaacctcgtcccgagcacgtcccgagcaccttccgagtactcgcgagtacgtcccgagtagatcagcactgcaatagtagcagcgcctctacggtatccacacgtacaaggatggaatcgccgtgcgccggtgtgctagcaccgcgcgcccggctagggtttcgaagggagttcgggaataggaggcggccagggtttttgtggcaagatctgtttcttttcgggaaaaaaaactcaatgcgccttggcccctgcctatccttatatagagcacgctaatgggcctttaatcaacattaaagcttattatgactctaaaccctaatagtcctttaatcaatattaaagcctattagcagatccaatccgcaaactcgatcgcctctagggcatatcaccaacagaaGAGCCCCACTGTGAGCTTTCCCTCTACCTAAGGATCTTCGTGCGTGTCCCCGTTCGGCTCGGGTCCATCGTTGACCCAGCCTTCGCTGTGTTGCCGCTGACAATGCTCGCATGAGCCGTCAATGGCCGCTGATGCTTGCCCTCGTCGCCAGTCGTGCTTCCCTCTTCATGTCGCTGCCGAGCCCACAAATCAGTTCTCCATTGTGTGCTGGTGCTTTTAGTACCCTTCCTTGGCTGAGCCCCGCCGCCAATCGCCGTCGGCGAGCTGGTCAACCGCCAGTCAATgccacccctccctctcctgtTTTGATTTTGATTGGAGTCAAAATGTTGAATTGATCCAGTGGGTCCCAGCCTCACAGATCCAGAGAAGAGGCTACACAGATCTAGGTGTAAAAATGATTTGTAGGCACCACGTGGCATGTCATGTCGTCATCAAGACCGGTATAGATCTTATTGACACGGTTTGATAACAGTAATAGCTTAGAAATGCATTTTCAGAGTTCGTGGACCTAAATGACACAGCAGGACAAGTTCGAGGACCAGGACAAGTTCGAGGACCGCTCCTGCATTTTACTCAAAAAGAAAGGTGGGCGTCTGTTGGAATCAATGCTTTTTTATCGGTTTCCCTACGGATGCTATGTTAACCCCGAAAAGATAGTAACGAGTCCTATAGGCGGCTTCTGAGAATCGGGCAATCAACAACATCAACAGAATTATAATTGTGAATCCACACTGCAGTTGAATCGTCGGGGCCTTCGTTGATATCATAACCATAAAAATCTACTTATCCAATTTGCTGATGTACCAATTTTAATATTCTGTACCTTGACCTAAGAAATTTCCTAAACTTTTGATATACACTGGAATACTTACTACTTGACCTGTAGATTTGAGTTTGGTCTTCAACAGAAGGATATCTGAAGTCTTTCCACATTATCCTTGTCACTCTTACTAATGCATCGTGATCCTGAAGAGAGACAGGATTGTAGTTCTGAAATTTATGGGGTGTCAGGATTAGGGCTGGAGGTCAGCCTTATGATAGTAAATGAGATGCACATAGCAGAAGTGCGGCTCAAGTCCTATGGAATATGTTGGCCtcctatcttttgttgtaataCTATGCCTTTTCGTTGTTGAAAAGGGGGAAAAAATATGTTGCTAAAGTTTAAGAATATGGGGTATGCAGAGTGTGTCAATGTTTGGCAGTCGATGTACCAGAAAAATGAATCTTAAAATGCATACTAAAATTTAAGTGAAATCCCCATGTTTTATATGCAGGCCTTGCTGCTTGAGTGTCAGGTCAGAAAGTTAGAATCCTTGTTTGATAGTGTGTTTAAATAATCTTCAACTTGCAATGGAATTTTACCTTCTCTTATCTTTTTTGAGCGGGAGGGTTGGAATTTTACAAGAGTTAAACCTATGGGAAAGTCCTGAATTTGCTGCTTTTCCGGTGGGTCATGGTCATTAGTTCATGATGGActaagggaacaaaagagaggaaaaagtaTACTTTGTATCCAGATGTTTCATATGTGGGCCTCCTTATGGCTTACATATTCCTCCTCTGGTTATGCATGAAGGCATTTTAAATCCATAATTTACCTTGATTAAAAAGATTCCTAATTGGTAGTATCCGCTCTATGCTGCTGTTTATTTGTTCTAACTCTGTGCTCCTTCTGGAACACTTCTTGCAGCTGCTGACGTACTGTTATGGAAAGACAAGAAGACCTCTGCTGTAGTGATTGGTGGCGCAACTCTCATATGGGTTTTGTTCAAAGTGCTTGATTACCATCTCCTGACTCTGATATCCCATGTGCTGATTGGTGTCCTGGCCATCTTGTTCCTGTGGTCCAAAGCTACCACCTTCATCAAGAAGTGAGTTGAAAGCATGATGTTTCCCACATATTCTGTTTGACATCGCATCCATCTTATTTCCATCAAGTGTTTCTTTTGCAGGAGTCCGCCAGATATTCCTCTAGTACAGATACCTGAAGATCTTGTTGTGAATGTTGCACGAGCATTACACAATGACGTCAACAGAGTGCTTCACTTGTTTCGGGAGATTGCAATGGGGCATGATCTGAAGAAGTTTCTGGGTGTATGTAACCTTGTTGTTAACACTGATTTTATCATCATGTTGGTTATTGCTTTAAGATTTCTCAACTGTTTCCATGTACTTTCTCAGGTGATTGTGGGGCTCTGGATTCTCTCAGGAGTTGGAAGCTGCTGTGACTTCCTCACCTTGATATACATTGGTAAGGCATCTCGGAACATACACAATGTTGTTTGAATCTGCAATATGTTAAGCTACTGGACTGATCAGTTGGAAATTCTAAACAGCTGTCCTGATGCTCCACACGGTACCGATCTTGTACGACAAGTACCAGGACAAGGTGGACCACTTCGCTGGAAGGGCACACACGGGGGCCCGCAAGCAGTATGAGGTGCTGGATGCCAAGGTTCTGAGCAAGATACCCAGGGGTCCGGTGAAACCCAAGAAGCAGAACTAGAACAAACCGCCTGGCTTGATTCCGAATGCTGGCATCGTTTGCGTGAATGTCGGGCATGTGGTTTCTATGTGC from Phragmites australis chromosome 8, lpPhrAust1.1, whole genome shotgun sequence includes:
- the LOC133926814 gene encoding reticulon-like protein B2, with the protein product MADPAEETVAAPPPTPVAPADGASDPPLQPPADAASPEKASPPAPAPEPAPAARSRGFRLLGEDTSVHKALGGGKTADVLLWKDKKTSAVVIGGATLIWVLFKVLDYHLLTLISHVLIGVLAILFLWSKATTFIKKSPPDIPLVQIPEDLVVNVARALHNDVNRVLHLFREIAMGHDLKKFLGVIVGLWILSGVGSCCDFLTLIYIAVLMLHTVPILYDKYQDKVDHFAGRAHTGARKQYEVLDAKVLSKIPRGPVKPKKQN